One window of the Populus trichocarpa isolate Nisqually-1 chromosome 9, P.trichocarpa_v4.1, whole genome shotgun sequence genome contains the following:
- the LOC7457499 gene encoding uncharacterized protein LOC7457499 has product MGNTCSSCEPTSVVTANLIYEDGKLEEFSYSIRVSQILQRNPTCFVCKADDMDFDEYVSAINQNEYLQLGHLYFVLPSSWLNNPLRTEQMAALAVKASLALKMGNGGGDCCWCGIKRLDPVIEWTSKSTSDETNPTVATGTHHEGGGFVVKRRGRAGGGERKSTTKLSAILEE; this is encoded by the coding sequence ATGGGCAATACTTGCAGTTCATGTGAACCCACCTCAGTGGTCACAGCAAACCTGATCTATGAAGATGGCAAACTCGAAGAATTTTCATACTCAATTAGGGTTTCACAGATACTACAAAGAAACCCTACTTGTTTTGTATGCAAAGCAGATGATATGGACTTCGATGAATATGTTTCAGCCATCAATCAAAATGAATATCTTCAGTTAGGTCATCTTTACTTTGTGTTGCCATCAAGTTGGTTAAACAATCCTCTTAGAACTGAACAGATGGCTGCCTTGGCGGTGAAGGCAAGTTTGGCTCTAAAGATGGGTAATGGGGGTGGAGATTGTTGCTGGTGTGGGATAAAGAGGTTGGATCCTGTGATCGAGTGGACCAGCAAGAGCACTAGCGATGAGACTAATCCGACAGTGGCGACAGGCACGCACCATGAGGGTGGAGGATTTGTTGTGAAAAGAAGAGGGAGGGCTGGTGGCGGAGAAAGGAAATCAACTACAAAACTGAGTGCTATCTTGGAGGAATAA